Sequence from the [Clostridium] scindens genome:
ATGCCGATGTACATGAGCACAGGCGCGGTGGCGGCTGATGGGATCATCAGAGCGATCGGCGCGAGGATCAGGGCGAGCCCAAAGAAGATGGAAGTAAACACGACGGTCAGTCCGGTCTTGCCGCCTGCCTCCACGCCAGCAGAAGATTCCAGATAGGTCGTCATGCTGGGCATGCCGAATAATGCGCCAAAACTGGTAGCCACAGCATCCACCTTGAAGCATTTGTCGATTCCCGGAAGATTGCCGTCTTCATCCAGATATCCAGCCTTCGCCCCAACGCCAAGTACGGTTCCAAAGGTGGAGAAAAAGTCCGGAACGAATAAGGCGATCAAAAATGGAATATAGGCAAAGTTTAATGCGCCCAGAAAGTCAACATGTAAAAACTGGCCGCCTATATTTGCAGGCATGGTAAACAGGCTCTCCGGCATCTTTGTGACGCCGAATGGGATGCCAACCAGCGTAGTGAGGGCGATTGCCAGAATCATATCTCCTGGCACGCTTCTTGTCTTCAGGACCAGCAAGATTACGAATCCGATGACAGCGACGATCACCGTAGGGGCGGTCAGATCGCCGAATCCTAGACTTTTTTTCGCTTCGTTTGCGACGATCAGGCCACAGCTTTTTGCGCCCAGCAGTGCGATAAACAGGCCGATACCGGCACTTACGGCATGCTTTAGGCTGACGGGGATTACTCTTACTACAGCTTCGCGAAGGCCTAAAAAGGAGATTACGATAAATAATACGCCGCTCCAAAAGATCACGCCGGCTGCCACATCCGGTGCAATGCCGTCATTGGCGATCATAGCGGTTACGATTCCTACGCTGCCAAGTCCCGGCGCCAGCGCAAATGGACGGTTCGTATAGAATGCCATGGCGCAGGTCGTAAGGATTACGAGCAGAATCAGCACGGTAAACATGACATGCTTGTCTAATCCTGCGGACTCCATCATATTCGGTACTGTTGCCAGCACGTAGGCCATTGTTACAAAGGTAGTCAGGCCGGCCAGAAGTTCTGTCCTGACATTTGAATGAAACTCTGACAATTTAAACTGTCTTTCCAACCACTGTTTCATATAGATTGTTCCTGCCTTTCTCTGGAGTGCGTCCAGAAAGGCGCGCACTCTGTTGTATTTTCTTGATTCTTTCCTTTTTACATTGTATGATAACCATAACGGTAAGTCTAATTCATGTTAATCATCAATCCTATTCCATTTTGGAATAGCCCGGAGGGAACTTATGAACATACACGAGTTGAACTATGTACTCTGCATAGCCAAGCATCAGAATATGACGAAGGCGGCCCGGGAACTGTATATCTCCCAGCCGACGCTGAGCAAGCACCTGGGCAAGCTTGAGCGGGAACTGGGAATCAAGCTTTTTAACCGGGTGGACAATTGCTATATCCCGACTTACGCAGGCAGGCGTTACATGGAATATGCCAGCCGCGTTCTGGAACTGACCCGGAATTGGGAAAAGGAGCTGGAGGACCTCCGGTCCTTGAATGACGGCGAACTGAATGTGGCATTCCCGCTGATGCGAAGTTCCTGCATGATACCATGGATTCTGCCCGCGTTCCGCCAGCTGCATCCAAATATCCGCCTGAATTTTCTGGAGGAGACTTATGCCATCCAGGAACGCCTGTTAAATGACGGTCGGATCGACTTTGCCATTTTCAGCGGAGGCGACCCGAACCCCAAGCTGGAATACGAGGTGCTGGGGCAGGAAGAGATCCTGCTGGCCGTGTCGGCGGACAATCCCCTGGCAGAGGATGCTGCTTGCGATCCTTTAAAGGAAGGCGGATATCCGATTGTGGACTGGTCAAAACTTCATAACGAGAAGTTCATCCTGCATCATCCGGAGCAGAATACGGGAGCGATCACCGCGCATCTTCTGAAAAAGCACGGAATCACGCCCACTGTACCGTTCTATACGCGTAATACGCAGGCGGCGCTTCTTCTGGTCCAGCAAAATGAGGGGATTTGCTTTGCGCCGGAAACGTATATCCGCAACATGACGTTTCATACGCCGCCGGTCTGCTTTTCCTTAAACGATCCCGAAGCGTTCGCCACCACCATGATCACCTATCGGAAAGGGGCGTATCTGTCGGCGTATGCACAGGATTTTATTCGGATAGCGAAGGAGTATTTTATGGGGACCTCGTTATGACTTGGGCACGAAGAAATGTTGTTGAAAAATTATGATTTTTTATCAGTTCCCGGTTTAGAATTGTAGAAAATGCACAATATGAATATTGACAATTTTCACCACAATGCGTACAATAACTTTAGTACACATATGAGGGCAAAACAGATGAAAATCTGTGACGTAAAACTATAGGAACTGTTAAATTGTAGCCAAC
This genomic interval carries:
- a CDS encoding NCS2 family permease, which produces MKQWLERQFKLSEFHSNVRTELLAGLTTFVTMAYVLATVPNMMESAGLDKHVMFTVLILLVILTTCAMAFYTNRPFALAPGLGSVGIVTAMIANDGIAPDVAAGVIFWSGVLFIVISFLGLREAVVRVIPVSLKHAVSAGIGLFIALLGAKSCGLIVANEAKKSLGFGDLTAPTVIVAVIGFVILLVLKTRSVPGDMILAIALTTLVGIPFGVTKMPESLFTMPANIGGQFLHVDFLGALNFAYIPFLIALFVPDFFSTFGTVLGVGAKAGYLDEDGNLPGIDKCFKVDAVATSFGALFGMPSMTTYLESSAGVEAGGKTGLTVVFTSIFFGLALILAPIALMIPSAATAPVLMYIGINMLGAMRNIKFNDLTEAFPAYVCIVFTIFGNNIANGICAALPTYVIMKISAGKIKEIRPVMWILVAVCLLYFYSIL
- a CDS encoding LysR family transcriptional regulator, producing MNIHELNYVLCIAKHQNMTKAARELYISQPTLSKHLGKLERELGIKLFNRVDNCYIPTYAGRRYMEYASRVLELTRNWEKELEDLRSLNDGELNVAFPLMRSSCMIPWILPAFRQLHPNIRLNFLEETYAIQERLLNDGRIDFAIFSGGDPNPKLEYEVLGQEEILLAVSADNPLAEDAACDPLKEGGYPIVDWSKLHNEKFILHHPEQNTGAITAHLLKKHGITPTVPFYTRNTQAALLLVQQNEGICFAPETYIRNMTFHTPPVCFSLNDPEAFATTMITYRKGAYLSAYAQDFIRIAKEYFMGTSL